The Endozoicomonas sp. 4G DNA segment ACCGTATCAAGGTCTCTGCACAGGCTGACATTGAACAGGAAACCAACAGGGCCCGCGAAGCTCTGCGCTCGCAGGTTGCAGCTCTTGCTGTCGTCGGCGCTGAGCGTATTCTGGGTAAGAACCTGGATGAGTCTGCTAACAGCCATCTGGTTGATGACCTGGTTGCGGAACTCTAAAGGGGATAGACCATGGAATTGACGACATGTGCCCGTCCCTATGCCAAGGCCGCATTTAAGATAGCAAAAGAGCATAATCAGCTACGTGAATGGTCTCAGATGCTAGCTTTATGTGCGAGCGTTGCCGGGTGTGAGGCTGTGGACAGGCTGTTAAAAGACCCGTCCACAACCGGAGACATGAAGGCAGATGCCTTTATTAAATTGTGCGAAGGCAGCCTGACGGTTGAAGTCGAGAATTACATTCGGATTCTTACGAGTAAAAAACGGATTTTTCTGCTTCCTCAGATCGATGCGATCTTTGAGCAGATGAAAGCACAAGATCAGAGTTATCAGGATGTAGTCGTCACTTCGGCTTTCCCGCTGTCTGGTGAACAGCAAGAGCAGATCGAGAAGAAAGTTGAAAAACGCCTTGGTCGCTCAGTACGAATGCATACTCAGGTAGACAGCTACCTGATCGGCGGCGTCATCGTGAAAGCTGGAGACCTCGTTATCGACGGCAGTGTCCGCTCACGGTTGACCAAGCTTGCCGATGCGATGATTTCATAGTTACTTTTTTTTAAGTAAAAAGTTTGGCAGGTAAGCTATGCAACTGAATCCTTCCGAGATCAGTGACATTATCAAGAGCCGCATAGAGCAGCTTGATGTGTCCAGTGAAGCCCGAAATGAGGGCTCCATCGTCAGTGTGACTGACGGTATTGTGCGTATACACGGTCTGCAAGACGTGATGTACGGGGAAATGATCAAGTTCCCCGGCGGTGTATACGGTATGGCGCTGAACCTGGAGCAGGACTCCGTCGGCGCCGTTGTATTAGGTGACTATGGTCAGCTGGCTGAAGGCCAGACGGTTCAGTGCACCGGACGAATCCTTGAAGTACCTGTTGGCAGGCAGTTGCTGGGACGTGTTGTTGACGCGCTGGGTAACCCCATCGACGGCAAAGGTCCTATTGAAGCTACCGAAACTTCTCCCATCGAAAAAGTAGCGCCAGGCGTTATCGCTCGTCAGTCTGTAGACGAGCCGGTTCAGACAGGTTATAAGTCCGTTGACTCCATGGTTCCTGTGGGTCGTGGTCAGCGTGAGCTGATCATCGGTGACCGTCAGACAGGTAAGACTGCCCTGGCCATCGATGCGATCATCAACCAGAAAGGTAGCGGCATCAAGTGTGTCTACGTAGCTGTTGGCCAGAAGCAGTCGTCTATTGCCAACGTGGTACGTAAGCTCGAAGAACACGGCGCCATGGAACACACCATTGTGGTGGCTGCGGGGGCTTCTGATCCGGCAGCCATGCAGTTCCTGGCTCCGTTTGCCGGTTGCTCCATGGGTGAATACTTCCGCGATCTGGGTGAAGACGCCCTGATTGTTTACGATGATTTGACTAAGCAGGCCTGGGCCTACCGTCAGATTTCCCTGTTGCTGCGTCGTCCACCGGGCCGTGAGGCTTACCCGGGTGACGTATTCTACCTGCACTCCCGTCTGTTGGAACGTGCTTCTCGTGTTAACGCCGAGCACATTGAAAAGCTGACCGATGGTAAAGTGAAGGGCCAGACCGGTTCCCTGACGGCTCTGCCGATCATTGAAACCCAGGCAGGTGACGTATCAGCTTTCGTACCGACCAACGTCATCTCCATTACCGATGGTCAGATCTTCCTGGAAACCGATCTGTTCAATGCGGGTATCCGTCCGGCGATGAACGCCGGTATCTCGGTATCCCGTGTCGGTGGTGCTGCTCAGACCAAGATCATCAAGAAACTGGGCGGTGGTATCCGTCTGGCCCTGGCTCAGTACCGTGAACTGCAGGCGTTTGCTCAGTTTGCCTCTGACCTTGATGAAGCGACCCGTAAGCAGCTCGAGCACGGTCAGCGCGTTACTGAACTGATGAAACAGAAGCAGTACGCGCCAATGTCTGTTGCTGACATGGGTGTGGTTATCTATGCCGCTGAAAAAGGCTACCTGGAAGGTGTTGAGTTCAACAAGATCCTGGACTTTGAAGCTGCCCTGCTGAGCTTTGTGAACTCTGAATTCAGTGAGCTGATGGCTCGCATCAATGAATCCGGAGATTACAACGGTGAAATTGAAGAGGGTATCAAAGCGGCTATTGAGAAGTTCAAGGCCACCCAGTCCTGGTAACAGGCTCATGGTTGACGGCTGCCTGCCTTGGTAGCCATCAACGGTAGCTGAGGAAACACAATGGCAGGCGCAAAAGAGATCCGGACGCAGATATCGTCCATCAAAGGCACCCAGAAGATCACCAGCGCCATGGAAATGGTGGCGGCGAGTAAGATGCGTAAAGCCCAGGAGCGGAGAGAAACCAGCCGCCCTTATGCTGAGCGTATCCGTCATGTCGTTGGGCATGTTGCTCATGCCAATGCTGAGTACCATCATACCTTCATGACTGAACGTGCGGCGAAGCGTGTTGGTTTTATCATCATTTCCACGGACCGGGGCCTCTGTGGAGGGCTGAACATCAACCTGTTCAAAAAAACCATTGAGAGTATGACTCAGTGGAAAGATCAGGGGGTAGAAATAGACCTTTGCCTGGTCGGCAGCAAGGCAGTTGCATTTTTCCGTAGTTACGGCGGGAATGTCGTGGCAGCCAAAACCCATATCGGTGACTCACCCAACATTGCTGATTTGATCGGTGGTGTAAAGGTAATGCTGGACAAGTACGAAAACGGCGAAATTGACCGCCTGTACGTTGTTCACAACCGCTTCGTCAACACCATGACCCAGTCCCCTGAGGTATTGCAGTTATTGCCTCTGGTTCCTGATGAAGATGAGTCACTGAAAAGACCCTGGGATTACCTTTATGAACCTGATGCCAAGCAGTTGCTGGATGGCCTGTTGGTCAGGTATATCGAATCCCAGGTATTCCAGGCAGTTGTTGAGAATAACGCCTGTGAGCAGGCCGCGCGAATGATTGCGATGAAGAACGCAACCGATAACGCCGGCAACCTGATTGATGAGCTTCAGTTGATCTACAACAAGGCCCGTCAGGCTGCCATCACGCAGGAACTGTCCGAAATCGTCAGTGGCGCTGCGGCTGTTTAAGGCGCTGCGGCTATACAGATAGCACGGCTGTGTAAAAGATTAAAGGGTAGAGGAAAGGCTATGAGTAGCGGTCGTATCTTACAAATTATCGGCGCTGTCGTTGACGTCGAATTCCCAAGGGAAAGTGTTCCCAAAGTCTACGACGCCCTGAACGTCGCAGATAAAGATCTGGTACTGGAAGTTCAGCAACAGCTGGGTGACGGTATCGTTCGTACTATCGCCATGGGTACCACCGAAGGTGTGTCCCGTGGTCTGACAGTGGCTAACACTGGCGAGCCGATTCAGGTGCCTGTCGGTACCAAGACCCTGGGTCGTATCATGGATGTTCTGGGTAACCCTGTCGATGAGAAGGGGCCTATCGGTGAGGAAGAGCGTTCCTCCATTCACCGTAAACCACCCAGCTATGCTGAGCAGTCCGCTTCCAACGAACTGCTTGAAACCGGCATCAAGGTGATCGACCTGGTCTGCCCTTTTGCAAAAGGGGGTAAGGTTGGTCTGTTCGGTGGTGCCGGTGTTGGTAAAACCGTTAACATGATGGAACTGATCCGTAACATCGCGATCGAGCACTCCGGTTTCTCGGTGTTCGCAGGTGTCGGAGAGCGTACCCGTGAGGGTAACGATTTCTATCACGAGATGACTGATTCCGATGTAATCGACAAGGTATCTCTGGTTTACGGTCAGATGAATGAGCCACCAGGAAACCGTCTGCGTGTTGCCCTGACCGGTCTGACCATGGCTGAGAAATTCCGTGACGAAGGTCGTGACGTACTGCTGTTCATCGACAACATTTATCGTTACACCCTGGCGGGTACGGAAGTATCTGCGCTGTTGGGTCGTATGCCCTCTGCGGTAGGTTATCAGCCCACCCTGGCGGAAGAGATGGGGGTACTGCAGGAGCGTATTACTTCCACTAATACCGGTTCCATCACCTCGATCCAGGCCGTATACGTACCTGCGGATGACTTGACTGACCCGTCTCCAGCGACCACCTTCTCGCACCTTGATGCGACGGTAGTACTGAGTCGTGACATCGCTTCCAAAGGTATCTACCCGGCGATCGATCCTCTGGACTCGACTTCCCGTCAGCTGGATCCTCTGGTCATCGGTCAGGATCACTACGATGTTGCCCGTGGTGTACAGACGGTACTGCAGCGTTATAAAGAGCTGAAAGACATCATTGCGATCCTGGGTATGGACGAACTGTCTGAAACCGACAAGCAGACCGTAACCCGTGCTCGTAAGATTGAGCGTTTCCTGTCTCAGCCATTCTTTGTTGCGGAAGTCTTCACCGGTTCGCCTGGTAAGTACGTTTCCCTGAAAGATACCATCAGTGCCTTTAAAGGTATTTTGGCGGGTGAATACGATCACCTGCCTGAGCAGGCGTTCTACATGGTAGGTGGCATCGACGAAGCGATCGAGAAAGCCAAGTCCATGTGAGGAGGTGACACAAATGGCGATCACGGTTCACTGTGATATCGTCAGCGCCGAGGAGGAGATCTTCTCCGGGCTGGTAGAGATGGTTGTTGCTACTGGCTCCTTGGGTGACTTGGGTATTGCCCCGGGCCACGCGCCTCTGCTGACTGATTTGAATCCGGGTCCAATCCGCCTGATCACCCAAGGGGGTGAAGAAGAGGTGTTCTACATCTCCGGTGGATTCCTGGAAGTGCAGCCAAACCAGATTAAGGTACTGGCTGACACGGCCCTGCGTGCCGATGATATGGATGAGGTTGCTGCTGAAGAAGCCAAGAAACTGGCCGAACAGGAACTGGCTAACCAGAGCGGTGAGTTTGATTACTCCCGTGCAGCCACTCAGCTGGCTGAAGCCGCTGCCCAGCTGCGTACCCTGCAGGCCATTCGCAAGAAGCTTGGTAAATAAGCAACTTGTGTCTTATAAAAAAACCCGGTTGATTCCGGGTTTTTTTATGCCTGAAAAAAATGACTGGTCAGCGATAGGTTTTATTGAGGGTCGGTCGGCAAATAGGGTTACGGGCCACTTACCAATGCACAGTTCTTGCTATAGATTCAGCAAGTTTGCAAGACTGAGTCGCTTTACGGATTTTTAGTTACAGTCTACATTATGACTATAAGCTTACGACTATAGGTGGATATCATGGAATTGGAAAAAATACCAAAGAATAAATTTAAAGCTCAAGCGTTGGAAATAATGAGGAGAATTGAAAACACAGGCAAGCCAGTCGTCATTACATCAAACGGCCAGCCAAGCCTGAAAATAATTCGGTTTGAGCCCAAAACCCCAATGGATGTGGTAAAGGAATTGCAAGGCTCCGTAGAGATTCTTGGTGATATAGTAAAGCCAGTCGGTGAAGATGACTGGGAGGTGCTTAAGTGATCCTGCTGGATACCTGTGCATTAATATGGACATATTCAAACGAATCTCTCTTGCCAGACAAAACAGCGGAGGTTATTCACTCAGCAATTGAGGGTGGCCAAGCATACGCATCATCAATATCCTGTTGGGAGGTCGCAATGCTTCAGAAGAAAGGCAGATTAAAACTTGGAATGAAACTGGACCTATGGATAGCGAAAACCGAATCCGGCGTTGAGTATTTGCCAGTCTCAAACGATGTTGCCCTGTCATCCGTTCTTTTGCCATTTGAATTTCACAAAGACCCGGCTGACAGAATAATTGTTGCTCAGTCAAGAATATTGTCGATGCCGATAGTAACCAGTGATCTGGCGATCATAGATTGTCCTCATGTGGAGACTATATGGTGAGCTTTCAGATCCCCTTACTTTTGACAAAGCTGCACAGGAGTTGCCTGGAGCCAAGGCTCCGAATTAGGTATGGAGAAGCTTGGTAAGTAAGCAACTTGTGTCTTATAAAAAAACCCGGTTGATTCCGGGTTTTTTTATGCCTGAAAAAAATAACTGGTCAGCGATATGTTTTATTGGCCCATGAAAAATCGGAACACGTTGCTTACTAAGTTATTTACCAAAGAAGGATCATTGGGCAATTCGACAGCATGGGTGTTACTGGGTTGCCCGGGGGATGGATCCTGGTAGGCATAAGTCCAGTGGTTGGTATTGACGAATACCAGTATCAAGGCATTATCAATATATTGAGATATATCAGCAGGGTTAATCTCTTGCGGATGGCCCTGCTCCCACACAGTCACCTGCAAATCAGGGCTATGGTTAAATTGCGGGTGTATGACAACCACTCTTCTCTCGAATACCAGTGAAACGAAAGCAGCCATGGATATATCAACCCAGCCGTCCGGCCCGTCTGATGATATCTGGTCTAAAAGTTCCGGGGCAATGGACATAATGCTTTCGGGAACATAATCCTGATAGTTTGAGCTAAAAGCAAGATAGCTTTCTAAATGAAGTCTGATGCTTTTTTCATCGTAATGATCTGGTAATTGCTGTGCCAACGCATGGGTAAAGCAGTGTCCATCGCCAGGAGTATCGCCCAATATCAGCTGTGTTTGTTCGAGAAACTCATTGAGTTGCCGGGCATATTCAGACCCATCTGTGGTCTTCATGGTTAGTTTTTGATGAAAGGCCGATAGCCGGTTCACAATATCTTCACGGGCCAGGTGGTTAAATATGAATTTTCGTTCATAACCCTCTCTGTAATGCATGTGAGGATGAACGATTGCGTCGCCAACCCCCATCGCGTGAAAGATCAATGTCCAGAGTGCGCTGTGCAGGGGAGAGTAGCTATAAGCAGCAAGGAAATATATGACATTAATCTCACTGTAGCCAGGGCGCAGAAAACCAATGCTGAACATCACCTGCAGCATTCTCGAAATGCTCCGGTCATCAGTGTCAAGCTTGGCAACCCCTTCATTGAGCAACTCAGGTGCTGTAATCGGAGAGTTAGCAACGACCTCCTTGATTCCTTCCGGAAGTTTTGATTTACCTGCGCTGACCATAAAGAACCCACGGGGTTTCTCGCTGTCGTTCCTGCTGCGATGATCGGCATTGAGATCTGTGAAATGAGGCATTGATGCAAAAGGGGTAACCTGGCTTTCCGTACCAGTAACTATTCAGCACCCAGCAAAGGATGACCGCAGTAATTCTTCATGGCTATAAGCAGGGCTTCGAAAACGTTCTGACCCTGCTTTCTCGCCGATGAAACATAACTCCGTATCCGGCAATACCATTTCGCTCCTTTCTTGCTTCTGATACAACCTGATATTTTTTGCTTCACCTTGCCATTTCTGATGTCTCGTTCACTGCCATTATTGTCGAAGGGGATGTTGAGGTCGGTCATGAATCTCAAGGTTTCGTCCTTGAACTCCACC contains these protein-coding regions:
- a CDS encoding type II toxin-antitoxin system VapC family toxin → MILLDTCALIWTYSNESLLPDKTAEVIHSAIEGGQAYASSISCWEVAMLQKKGRLKLGMKLDLWIAKTESGVEYLPVSNDVALSSVLLPFEFHKDPADRIIVAQSRILSMPIVTSDLAIIDCPHVETIW
- a CDS encoding type II toxin-antitoxin system prevent-host-death family antitoxin, with protein sequence MELEKIPKNKFKAQALEIMRRIENTGKPVVITSNGQPSLKIIRFEPKTPMDVVKELQGSVEILGDIVKPVGEDDWEVLK
- the atpD gene encoding F0F1 ATP synthase subunit beta; this encodes MSSGRILQIIGAVVDVEFPRESVPKVYDALNVADKDLVLEVQQQLGDGIVRTIAMGTTEGVSRGLTVANTGEPIQVPVGTKTLGRIMDVLGNPVDEKGPIGEEERSSIHRKPPSYAEQSASNELLETGIKVIDLVCPFAKGGKVGLFGGAGVGKTVNMMELIRNIAIEHSGFSVFAGVGERTREGNDFYHEMTDSDVIDKVSLVYGQMNEPPGNRLRVALTGLTMAEKFRDEGRDVLLFIDNIYRYTLAGTEVSALLGRMPSAVGYQPTLAEEMGVLQERITSTNTGSITSIQAVYVPADDLTDPSPATTFSHLDATVVLSRDIASKGIYPAIDPLDSTSRQLDPLVIGQDHYDVARGVQTVLQRYKELKDIIAILGMDELSETDKQTVTRARKIERFLSQPFFVAEVFTGSPGKYVSLKDTISAFKGILAGEYDHLPEQAFYMVGGIDEAIEKAKSM
- the atpA gene encoding F0F1 ATP synthase subunit alpha, yielding MQLNPSEISDIIKSRIEQLDVSSEARNEGSIVSVTDGIVRIHGLQDVMYGEMIKFPGGVYGMALNLEQDSVGAVVLGDYGQLAEGQTVQCTGRILEVPVGRQLLGRVVDALGNPIDGKGPIEATETSPIEKVAPGVIARQSVDEPVQTGYKSVDSMVPVGRGQRELIIGDRQTGKTALAIDAIINQKGSGIKCVYVAVGQKQSSIANVVRKLEEHGAMEHTIVVAAGASDPAAMQFLAPFAGCSMGEYFRDLGEDALIVYDDLTKQAWAYRQISLLLRRPPGREAYPGDVFYLHSRLLERASRVNAEHIEKLTDGKVKGQTGSLTALPIIETQAGDVSAFVPTNVISITDGQIFLETDLFNAGIRPAMNAGISVSRVGGAAQTKIIKKLGGGIRLALAQYRELQAFAQFASDLDEATRKQLEHGQRVTELMKQKQYAPMSVADMGVVIYAAEKGYLEGVEFNKILDFEAALLSFVNSEFSELMARINESGDYNGEIEEGIKAAIEKFKATQSW
- a CDS encoding F0F1 ATP synthase subunit epsilon, with the protein product MAITVHCDIVSAEEEIFSGLVEMVVATGSLGDLGIAPGHAPLLTDLNPGPIRLITQGGEEEVFYISGGFLEVQPNQIKVLADTALRADDMDEVAAEEAKKLAEQELANQSGEFDYSRAATQLAEAAAQLRTLQAIRKKLGK
- the atpG gene encoding F0F1 ATP synthase subunit gamma — encoded protein: MAGAKEIRTQISSIKGTQKITSAMEMVAASKMRKAQERRETSRPYAERIRHVVGHVAHANAEYHHTFMTERAAKRVGFIIISTDRGLCGGLNINLFKKTIESMTQWKDQGVEIDLCLVGSKAVAFFRSYGGNVVAAKTHIGDSPNIADLIGGVKVMLDKYENGEIDRLYVVHNRFVNTMTQSPEVLQLLPLVPDEDESLKRPWDYLYEPDAKQLLDGLLVRYIESQVFQAVVENNACEQAARMIAMKNATDNAGNLIDELQLIYNKARQAAITQELSEIVSGAAAV
- a CDS encoding OTU domain-containing protein → MVSAGKSKLPEGIKEVVANSPITAPELLNEGVAKLDTDDRSISRMLQVMFSIGFLRPGYSEINVIYFLAAYSYSPLHSALWTLIFHAMGVGDAIVHPHMHYREGYERKFIFNHLAREDIVNRLSAFHQKLTMKTTDGSEYARQLNEFLEQTQLILGDTPGDGHCFTHALAQQLPDHYDEKSIRLHLESYLAFSSNYQDYVPESIMSIAPELLDQISSDGPDGWVDISMAAFVSLVFERRVVVIHPQFNHSPDLQVTVWEQGHPQEINPADISQYIDNALILVFVNTNHWTYAYQDPSPGQPSNTHAVELPNDPSLVNNLVSNVFRFFMGQ
- a CDS encoding F0F1 ATP synthase subunit delta — encoded protein: MELTTCARPYAKAAFKIAKEHNQLREWSQMLALCASVAGCEAVDRLLKDPSTTGDMKADAFIKLCEGSLTVEVENYIRILTSKKRIFLLPQIDAIFEQMKAQDQSYQDVVVTSAFPLSGEQQEQIEKKVEKRLGRSVRMHTQVDSYLIGGVIVKAGDLVIDGSVRSRLTKLADAMIS